In a single window of the Anaerotruncus rubiinfantis genome:
- a CDS encoding YgeY family selenium metabolism-linked hydrolase translates to MEKLYEQITEYAEAFREEMVSFVQRLVQTPSESQHEENVAKLITEELTKLGFDEVFTDPYGNVVGIYKGTGGGDNILFNCHMDQVASGNPDDWEYPPYSGAVADGYIHGRGASDTKGAMAAQVYGVYILKKLGIRLKGDVLLTFVIDEEPGDMWGMKHLCEGYLKKIPIALGVLGESTSLDVYLGHRGRTEIELISRGVMSHSSAPWLGVNAVDKMVPVLAALEELKKDMKEDAFLGKSTQSVTHISCTPGWGSTVPDVCRVWIDRRYIPGESAEGVLADIRRVIAACKEKDPEINVTANMRVLSHTSYTGLKEDENMDKPAYLVEQDNPYVVKTVAALKKLGQNPGFDKWNFGTDGAYTFCYLGIPTIGYSCCEEIYTHRPKDRVNIDMLVKCAAGNASICLEVCGQA, encoded by the coding sequence ATGGAAAAACTCTATGAACAGATCACCGAATATGCCGAAGCTTTCCGCGAAGAAATGGTCAGCTTTGTGCAGCGTCTGGTGCAGACTCCGAGCGAATCGCAGCATGAGGAGAATGTTGCAAAGCTGATCACCGAAGAGCTGACCAAACTCGGTTTTGACGAGGTGTTCACCGATCCTTATGGGAATGTTGTCGGCATTTATAAAGGTACTGGCGGCGGGGACAACATTCTTTTCAACTGCCACATGGACCAGGTTGCTTCCGGCAACCCGGATGACTGGGAATATCCGCCCTACAGCGGTGCGGTTGCTGACGGCTATATCCATGGCCGCGGCGCTTCTGACACAAAAGGCGCGATGGCTGCGCAGGTTTACGGCGTCTATATTCTCAAGAAGCTGGGCATCCGGCTCAAGGGTGATGTGCTGCTGACCTTTGTCATCGATGAGGAGCCGGGAGACATGTGGGGTATGAAGCACCTCTGTGAAGGCTATCTCAAAAAGATTCCGATCGCATTGGGCGTGCTTGGCGAATCCACCTCGCTGGATGTCTACCTCGGCCACCGCGGCCGCACTGAGATCGAACTCATCAGCCGCGGCGTTATGAGCCATTCGAGCGCCCCGTGGCTGGGTGTCAACGCGGTTGACAAGATGGTTCCGGTCCTCGCGGCTCTGGAAGAACTCAAAAAGGATATGAAAGAGGATGCCTTCCTCGGGAAATCCACCCAATCGGTCACGCACATCAGCTGCACGCCGGGTTGGGGAAGCACGGTCCCGGATGTCTGCCGCGTATGGATCGACCGCCGGTATATTCCTGGTGAAAGCGCGGAAGGGGTTCTCGCGGATATCCGCCGGGTGATCGCCGCATGCAAGGAGAAGGACCCGGAGATTAACGTGACCGCCAATATGAGGGTGTTGTCCCATACGAGCTACACCGGCCTCAAAGAGGACGAGAACATGGATAAACCGGCTTATCTGGTGGAACAGGATAACCCGTATGTGGTCAAGACGGTGGCCGCCCTCAAAAAGCTGGGCCAGAATCCCGGCTTTGACAAATGGAATTTCGGCACCGACGGCGCCTATACCTTCTGCTATCTGGGGATTCCGACCATCGGCTATTCCTGCTGTGAAGAAATCTATACCCACCGTCCGAAAGATCGCGTGAATATCGACATGCTCGTCAAGTGCGCGGCCGGAAACGCCAGCATCTGCCTGGAAGTCTGTGGACAGGCGTAA
- the dgoD gene encoding galactonate dehydratase produces MKITEVNTYQVRPRWGFVEILTDGGLVGWGEPVVEGKAATVLACVEEMKPYLLGEDPMRIEDIWTKLYRAGFYRGGPVIMSAIAGIDQALWDIKGKFFGAPVYQLMGGACRDRMRVYSWIGGDRPSDVAAAAKERQQAGFTAIKMNATEELQYIDTYDKVDAVLERVASIREATGKYFGIAVDFHGRVHRPMAKVLAKKLEQFDLMFIEEPVLCEDMESFADVARNTHIPIATGERLFSRWDFKRLLQQGYADIIQPDLSHAGGITEVKKIASMAEAYDVALAPHCPLGPIALCCCLQVDATCHNAVIQEQSMGIHYNKGAGVLDYILNKEDLDFVDGYVRLPKKPGIGVEINKELVLEEAKNPHGWKNPVWRHADGSIAEW; encoded by the coding sequence ATGAAAATTACCGAGGTAAACACCTATCAAGTTCGCCCAAGATGGGGATTTGTCGAGATTTTGACCGACGGTGGGCTCGTTGGATGGGGCGAGCCTGTGGTCGAAGGAAAAGCCGCCACAGTCCTTGCCTGTGTGGAGGAAATGAAACCCTACCTGTTGGGTGAAGATCCCATGCGGATTGAAGACATCTGGACCAAGCTTTACCGCGCGGGGTTCTACCGCGGCGGTCCGGTCATCATGAGCGCCATCGCTGGGATCGACCAGGCGCTGTGGGACATCAAGGGCAAATTCTTTGGCGCGCCGGTTTACCAGCTGATGGGTGGAGCCTGCCGGGACCGGATGCGGGTCTATTCCTGGATCGGCGGCGACCGGCCCAGCGATGTGGCCGCGGCCGCGAAGGAACGCCAGCAGGCGGGCTTCACCGCGATCAAAATGAATGCGACCGAGGAACTCCAATACATAGACACCTATGATAAAGTGGACGCGGTGCTCGAACGGGTAGCGTCGATCCGGGAAGCCACTGGGAAATATTTCGGCATCGCGGTCGATTTCCATGGCCGGGTGCACCGTCCGATGGCAAAGGTGCTGGCAAAAAAGCTCGAGCAGTTCGACTTGATGTTTATTGAGGAGCCGGTGCTCTGCGAGGATATGGAGAGCTTTGCCGATGTGGCCCGCAACACGCATATCCCGATCGCCACCGGCGAGCGGCTTTTCTCCCGCTGGGATTTCAAGCGCCTCTTGCAGCAGGGCTATGCCGACATCATCCAGCCCGACTTGTCCCACGCGGGCGGCATCACTGAGGTGAAAAAGATTGCTTCAATGGCAGAGGCGTACGATGTGGCGCTGGCGCCGCACTGTCCGCTCGGCCCGATCGCGCTCTGCTGCTGCCTGCAGGTGGATGCCACCTGCCACAATGCGGTGATCCAGGAGCAGAGTATGGGCATCCATTATAATAAAGGCGCCGGTGTGCTCGATTATATTCTGAACAAAGAGGATCTGGACTTTGTGGATGGTTATGTGCGCCTGCCGAAAAAGCCGGGCATCGGCGTGGAGATCAATAAGGAACTGGTGCTGGAGGAAGCGAAGAACCCGCACGGATGGAAAAACCCCGTCTGGCGGCATGCGGACGGTTCGATCGCCGAGTGGTAA
- a CDS encoding Gfo/Idh/MocA family protein, which translates to MQTVNWGMIGCGEVTETKTGPGLYLARDSRLVGITSRTLSRAQAWADRHGHGRVYENAAALARDPEIDILYVATTPDSHKQYALLAAESGKHCYLEKPIAMNMREAAEIQEAFRKSRTRCFVAHYRRGMGRFKRIRELLLAGEIGRVRCIRIFRSQRAVLPDPKTGKRNWKYDPAYSGGGIFFEGDVHLIDLMDFLVGPLTCWQVCADRLTDAYPAEDLASIILRGQEGVLISGLWDYAAWKPQDEVEICGDKGLIRFHYADNSSPTILENESGTREICVPEERYVGAPQVQDIVDDLLGRGNCSSTLDTAMRTMEICCGMWQSYLNQNS; encoded by the coding sequence ATGCAAACGGTAAACTGGGGCATGATCGGCTGCGGGGAGGTAACTGAGACCAAAACCGGGCCGGGTCTTTATCTCGCCCGGGATTCCCGGCTGGTGGGGATCACCAGCCGTACCCTTTCGCGGGCGCAGGCATGGGCGGACCGCCACGGGCATGGGCGGGTATATGAGAATGCCGCCGCGCTGGCCCGCGACCCGGAAATTGACATCCTGTATGTGGCTACCACACCGGACAGCCACAAACAGTATGCGCTGCTCGCGGCCGAGTCGGGCAAGCATTGCTATCTGGAAAAACCGATCGCCATGAATATGCGGGAGGCCGCGGAGATCCAGGAGGCTTTCCGAAAAAGCAGGACAAGGTGTTTTGTGGCCCATTACCGCCGGGGGATGGGGCGCTTTAAACGGATACGGGAGCTGCTGCTGGCAGGTGAAATCGGCCGGGTGCGGTGTATCCGGATCTTTCGTTCGCAACGGGCGGTGCTGCCGGACCCAAAGACCGGCAAACGCAACTGGAAATATGATCCCGCTTACAGCGGCGGCGGAATCTTTTTTGAGGGTGACGTCCATCTGATCGACCTGATGGATTTTCTGGTTGGGCCGCTCACCTGCTGGCAGGTTTGCGCCGACCGGCTCACCGACGCCTATCCGGCTGAGGATCTCGCTTCGATTATCCTGCGCGGACAGGAGGGGGTGCTCATCAGCGGGCTGTGGGATTACGCTGCCTGGAAGCCTCAGGACGAGGTGGAGATCTGCGGGGACAAAGGGCTTATCCGCTTTCACTACGCGGACAATTCCAGCCCCACGATCCTGGAAAATGAAAGCGGCACGCGGGAGATTTGCGTGCCGGAGGAGCGCTATGTCGGCGCGCCGCAGGTGCAGGACATCGTGGACGACCTGCTCGGCAGGGGAAACTGTTCGAGCACGCTGGACACCGCCATGCGTACAATGGAAATCTGCTGCGGCATGTGGCAGTCTTATTTAAACCAGAACTCATAA
- a CDS encoding HpcH/HpaI aldolase family protein translates to MRSIRKKLQNNEVCIGSWIQIPSADIAEMMARQGFDWVAADIEHTETTNAQTIELFRGLGQNTAPMARVRSNDTLAIRQTLDMGASGVIVPLIETAEEAAKAVAAAKYPPEGVRGFAFCRANNWGEDFDEYVARINDEVAVIVMIESKKAVENIDEILAVPGVDGVFIGPYDMSGSYGIPGQTGDPLVTGACDQVVAACKKAGKAAGIHIVTPTCESVSSYLEKGFTFIALGIDTYFLATGMKAALKMAGEFSK, encoded by the coding sequence ATGAGAAGCATCCGGAAAAAACTGCAGAACAACGAGGTTTGCATCGGCAGCTGGATTCAGATTCCCAGCGCCGACATTGCCGAAATGATGGCGCGCCAGGGATTTGACTGGGTGGCGGCTGATATCGAACACACCGAAACCACCAACGCACAGACCATCGAACTTTTCCGCGGCCTTGGCCAGAATACCGCCCCGATGGCGCGCGTCCGCTCCAACGATACGCTGGCGATCCGCCAGACGCTGGATATGGGCGCTTCCGGCGTGATTGTTCCGCTGATTGAAACGGCGGAGGAAGCAGCGAAAGCGGTCGCCGCCGCGAAGTATCCGCCTGAAGGGGTTCGGGGATTCGCCTTCTGCCGGGCCAACAACTGGGGGGAGGATTTCGACGAGTATGTCGCCCGCATCAATGACGAGGTGGCTGTCATCGTGATGATCGAGAGCAAAAAAGCCGTGGAGAACATCGATGAAATCCTGGCTGTGCCGGGTGTGGACGGAGTGTTCATTGGTCCGTACGATATGAGCGGCTCCTATGGCATTCCTGGCCAGACGGGCGATCCATTGGTGACCGGCGCCTGTGACCAGGTCGTCGCGGCCTGCAAAAAAGCCGGCAAAGCCGCGGGGATTCATATTGTCACCCCCACGTGTGAATCGGTGTCCTCCTATCTGGAGAAGGGGTTCACCTTCATTGCGCTGGGCATCGACACCTATTTCCTAGCAACGGGCATGAAGGCTGCCCTGAAGATGGCCGGGGAGTTTTCAAAATAA
- a CDS encoding GntR family transcriptional regulator: MSGKRYLYEQVYDSLKEKIESGAYGCGDLLPSEREIGETFNVDRTTVRQALKMMVADGLVEKQAGVGTRVVQQAPPAHKPSPSRMLAFFLPTSTKKSDRITEPFYATLFYNLEKECKNHNYTLVYSTLDSNDDFPAILQGNNYAGIFFTSNVDRRFIDYALSAGIPSVLLNDYYPPLMSVVPDNFYGMISACEHLLSLGHRRFALIKGISSYLSTAERYSACVVAFQRAGLDIENMYSEETTWESGSGYTAARNILEKAAGDLPTAIIAFNDSLAMAALQAVHEKGLRVPEDISVVGFDDIEQVKHTYPPLTTVSQNIPLFAKTALHNLLTQLDNPSDVYKVRVIIPSTLVVRNSTGVPNASRPPLQLPKKAARA, translated from the coding sequence ATGTCTGGAAAAAGATATTTATACGAGCAGGTTTACGATAGCCTGAAGGAAAAAATCGAATCGGGCGCATATGGCTGCGGAGATCTTCTGCCTTCCGAGCGGGAGATCGGAGAAACGTTTAATGTGGACCGTACCACCGTGCGCCAGGCGCTAAAAATGATGGTTGCCGACGGCCTGGTGGAAAAGCAGGCGGGTGTGGGCACCCGTGTGGTACAGCAGGCCCCGCCCGCGCATAAACCATCCCCCAGCCGGATGCTGGCTTTCTTCCTGCCCACTTCCACCAAGAAAAGCGATCGGATCACCGAACCGTTTTACGCTACCTTGTTCTATAATCTGGAAAAGGAGTGTAAAAACCACAACTACACGCTGGTCTACTCCACGCTGGACAGCAACGACGACTTTCCAGCGATCCTTCAGGGGAACAATTACGCGGGAATCTTCTTCACCAGCAATGTGGACCGCCGTTTTATCGATTACGCATTGTCGGCCGGCATCCCGTCGGTGCTGCTCAACGACTATTACCCGCCGTTGATGTCGGTGGTTCCGGACAATTTCTACGGGATGATCTCCGCCTGTGAGCATCTGCTCTCGCTGGGCCACCGCCGGTTCGCACTGATTAAAGGCATCAGCTCCTACCTGTCCACCGCGGAGCGCTACTCCGCCTGTGTTGTTGCTTTCCAGCGGGCAGGGCTCGATATTGAAAACATGTATTCGGAGGAAACCACCTGGGAATCCGGCAGCGGCTATACGGCCGCCCGGAACATCCTTGAGAAAGCCGCCGGCGATCTGCCCACCGCGATCATCGCCTTCAACGACAGCCTCGCAATGGCCGCGCTGCAGGCAGTGCATGAAAAAGGGCTGCGGGTCCCGGAGGACATCAGTGTCGTGGGGTTTGACGACATTGAGCAGGTCAAGCACACCTATCCCCCGCTCACGACCGTGAGCCAGAATATCCCGCTGTTTGCCAAGACAGCTCTGCACAATCTGCTCACCCAACTGGATAACCCTTCGGACGTCTACAAAGTGCGGGTTATCATCCCCAGCACACTGGTGGTGCGCAATTCAACCGGCGTCCCAAATGCCAGCCGCCCGCCCCTGCAATTACCGAAAAAGGCCGCCAGAGCTTGA
- a CDS encoding iron-containing alcohol dehydrogenase, translated as MWEMIQNRRVIFGEGKVGEIGEILSWYGLRKAFFAIYDKNAPVYQSICADLDAHGIAHVAYDAIKGEPDLHVINNGRDLYVESGCDCTLAVGGGSVIDTAKAIGMMSTNGGLVEQYQMEGRPVTKLPPFYIAVPTTAGTGAEATKVAVVSNNYNGLKKSLYHTTMIADVTILDPSLTVGLGAKATAATGMDALSHAIESYVSLNANPVTEIYGLRAMELAAKALPVACTEPGNLQARGDMLVASYFGGVAISAGIGIAHIMAQPVGAMYKIPHGDACSIFLPLAMEFNIDHATRKYADVARALGVEKIGASDMDNAKRAIEEVRRIRSLVGAPDTLAPYLHGEKPDLDFVVDTVKKTTGHITCNPRPVDAQVYRDIFEKAM; from the coding sequence ATGTGGGAAATGATTCAAAACCGCCGTGTGATTTTTGGCGAAGGCAAAGTCGGTGAGATCGGTGAGATCCTCTCCTGGTATGGTCTGCGGAAGGCCTTCTTTGCAATTTACGACAAAAACGCACCCGTCTACCAGTCGATCTGCGCCGACCTGGACGCACATGGGATCGCCCATGTTGCTTACGACGCCATCAAAGGCGAACCCGACCTGCATGTGATCAACAACGGGCGTGACCTGTATGTCGAAAGCGGCTGCGACTGCACCCTTGCGGTGGGCGGCGGCAGCGTTATCGACACCGCAAAGGCGATCGGCATGATGAGCACCAACGGCGGGCTTGTGGAACAGTACCAGATGGAAGGCCGCCCGGTCACCAAGCTGCCGCCTTTCTATATCGCGGTACCCACCACCGCCGGCACCGGCGCCGAGGCCACCAAGGTGGCGGTCGTTTCCAACAACTATAATGGACTTAAAAAGAGCCTCTATCACACCACCATGATCGCCGACGTCACCATCCTCGACCCGTCGCTCACAGTGGGGCTCGGCGCCAAGGCCACCGCCGCTACCGGGATGGACGCGCTGAGCCACGCGATCGAAAGCTATGTTTCGCTCAACGCCAACCCGGTCACCGAGATCTATGGGCTGCGTGCGATGGAACTGGCGGCCAAGGCGCTGCCTGTCGCCTGCACCGAGCCCGGCAACCTGCAGGCGCGCGGTGACATGCTTGTCGCCAGCTATTTCGGCGGCGTGGCGATCAGCGCGGGCATCGGCATCGCGCACATCATGGCACAGCCGGTCGGCGCAATGTACAAAATCCCGCACGGCGACGCCTGCTCGATCTTCCTGCCGCTCGCCATGGAATTCAACATCGATCACGCCACCCGCAAATACGCCGATGTGGCCCGCGCGCTCGGCGTGGAGAAGATCGGCGCCAGCGATATGGACAACGCAAAACGCGCCATCGAAGAGGTCAGGCGCATCCGCAGCCTGGTGGGCGCGCCTGACACCCTCGCCCCCTATCTGCACGGCGAAAAGCCCGATCTCGATTTCGTGGTTGACACGGTAAAGAAAACCACCGGGCACATCACCTGCAATCCACGGCCGGTCGACGCGCAGGTCTATCGCGATATTTTTGAAAAAGCGATGTAA
- a CDS encoding TRAP transporter substrate-binding protein encodes MKMVKKVLALALSVALIGSLAACGGSTPAPSSSAAPAASAPASQPAADASEPAADAPAAEAEFTIKMATPSNPEDNCVIAFFEFEKMVEERSNGRIAVEIYHSGQLGAHRDYIEGMQMGSIQAAEINTAVLSGFDPKFMVFDLPYISKSTDHLRQVLDDGLNDTLVQSLEEKTGIKIIGWMIRSPRSLYNSKNPVVTADDFAGMKIRIMESPVMTKTFELLGAVPVPLAASERYMALQTKVVDGAENSVPLIITQKEYEVTNYLSLTEHFITPNVITIDAKFFNKLPEDLQKIVLDAGVEAGAIATKLDADSESAAIEELKGLGMEVNECPDKTSFIEKVKPLYDEYRDEIGGEIIDAFLK; translated from the coding sequence ATGAAAATGGTTAAAAAGGTATTAGCGCTTGCTTTATCCGTGGCTCTGATCGGCTCCCTCGCCGCCTGCGGTGGCAGCACACCGGCACCTTCCTCTTCTGCTGCGCCCGCGGCTTCCGCTCCGGCCAGTCAGCCCGCGGCGGACGCTTCCGAACCGGCTGCCGATGCTCCGGCCGCTGAAGCGGAATTTACCATCAAGATGGCAACCCCTTCAAACCCGGAAGATAACTGTGTCATCGCCTTCTTCGAGTTTGAGAAGATGGTCGAGGAGCGTTCGAACGGCCGGATCGCCGTGGAAATCTACCACAGCGGCCAGCTCGGCGCGCACCGCGACTACATCGAAGGCATGCAGATGGGCAGCATCCAGGCCGCTGAGATCAATACCGCGGTTCTTTCCGGCTTTGATCCCAAGTTCATGGTATTCGACCTGCCGTATATCTCCAAGAGCACCGACCACCTCCGTCAGGTTCTGGATGACGGCCTCAACGACACCCTGGTCCAGTCCCTTGAAGAGAAAACCGGCATCAAGATCATCGGTTGGATGATCCGCAGCCCGCGCAGCCTCTACAACTCCAAAAACCCAGTCGTCACGGCGGATGATTTTGCGGGCATGAAGATCCGCATCATGGAAAGCCCGGTCATGACCAAGACCTTTGAGCTGCTGGGCGCTGTCCCGGTCCCGCTGGCCGCCAGCGAACGCTACATGGCTCTGCAGACCAAGGTGGTCGACGGCGCGGAAAACTCGGTTCCGCTGATCATCACGCAGAAGGAATATGAAGTTACCAACTACCTCTCGCTGACCGAGCACTTCATCACCCCGAACGTCATCACGATCGATGCGAAATTCTTTAATAAGCTTCCTGAAGACCTCCAGAAGATCGTTCTGGACGCCGGTGTGGAAGCGGGCGCTATCGCCACCAAGCTGGATGCCGACAGTGAATCCGCGGCCATCGAAGAACTCAAGGGCCTTGGCATGGAAGTCAACGAGTGCCCGGACAAAACCTCCTTCATTGAAAAAGTAAAACCGCTGTACGACGAATACCGCGATGAAATCGGCGGCGAGATCATCGACGCGTTCCTGAAATAA
- a CDS encoding TRAP transporter small permease yields the protein MKKMIHILYDLVVDNLVRIVGIVMTISILCQIGTRLLLKVPFSWTDELARFSFIWFCFLGSVMTLRHNMHLGIDYFESKMSPKVKFYNRIFVYALVIVFGAFVAFFGTMLLEIVSIQKSPVMRMPMVYVYMALPISGLLYAILGVDMLYHHIKEGKSAAA from the coding sequence ATGAAAAAAATGATCCATATCCTTTATGACCTGGTTGTAGATAACCTCGTGCGCATCGTGGGGATTGTCATGACCATCAGCATCCTTTGCCAGATCGGCACCCGCCTGCTTTTGAAAGTGCCGTTCTCCTGGACGGACGAGCTCGCGCGGTTCAGCTTTATCTGGTTCTGCTTTTTGGGCAGCGTTATGACTCTACGCCACAATATGCATCTTGGCATCGATTACTTTGAAAGTAAGATGTCGCCGAAAGTGAAATTTTATAACCGTATCTTTGTCTACGCACTGGTGATTGTTTTCGGCGCGTTTGTTGCCTTTTTCGGCACCATGCTGCTGGAGATCGTTTCGATCCAGAAATCGCCGGTTATGCGCATGCCGATGGTCTATGTATATATGGCCCTGCCGATTTCCGGGCTTTTATATGCGATCCTCGGCGTTGATATGCTATACCATCATATTAAAGAAGGAAAGAGCGCGGCGGCCTGA
- a CDS encoding TRAP transporter large permease, translating into MIALVVFAIMIGLMVFNVPIAICTGLATIGGILVTNDVPMMVMVQRMFTGMDTFTLIAVPLFILTGRFMALGGITRDLINVSKVMVGFMKGGLAYINIVASMLFAGITGSAASDTSSIGGILIPAMVEKGYDTDFSVAVTATSSTIGVMIPPSIPMVVYGVAAGASIGSLFMGGIIPGILVGIALMIVSAYYAKKRNYPRDERVSFKEAVWIIIKGIPAMLTVIIILGGIVGGFFTPTEAAGIAALYSFIIGRVLYKELFFRDIPQILSEVARTTGQVALMIATASSLAWLFAQQGVPAMIGGWLTGITTNRFLILLLVNLLLLFVGTWLDLSPAVIIFTPILLPIVTQLGISPVHFGVIMVVNLAIGLFTPPVGVCLFVSCGIAKCSIASVVKAFIPFFLAMLVVLMLITYCEPLVMFLPNLFVS; encoded by the coding sequence ATGATCGCATTGGTTGTATTTGCCATCATGATCGGTCTCATGGTCTTCAACGTCCCAATCGCAATCTGTACCGGCCTGGCGACCATCGGCGGGATCCTTGTGACCAATGATGTGCCGATGATGGTTATGGTGCAGCGTATGTTCACCGGCATGGACACTTTCACCCTGATTGCAGTCCCGCTGTTCATCCTCACCGGACGGTTCATGGCGCTGGGCGGCATCACCCGCGACCTGATCAATGTCTCCAAGGTGATGGTCGGCTTCATGAAGGGCGGGCTTGCCTATATCAACATCGTGGCCAGCATGCTTTTCGCGGGCATCACCGGTTCCGCGGCGTCCGACACCTCCTCCATCGGCGGCATCCTGATTCCCGCCATGGTGGAAAAAGGCTACGACACCGACTTTTCGGTCGCGGTCACCGCGACTTCTTCCACCATCGGCGTCATGATTCCGCCGTCGATCCCAATGGTCGTCTACGGCGTGGCTGCGGGCGCGTCGATCGGAAGCCTCTTTATGGGCGGCATCATCCCGGGAATCCTGGTCGGCATCGCTCTGATGATCGTGTCCGCCTATTACGCGAAAAAGCGCAATTATCCCCGTGACGAACGGGTTTCCTTCAAAGAGGCGGTCTGGATCATCATCAAGGGAATCCCCGCCATGCTCACTGTCATCATCATCCTCGGCGGCATCGTGGGCGGTTTCTTCACCCCGACCGAAGCGGCCGGCATCGCGGCGCTCTATTCGTTCATTATCGGCCGCGTTCTTTATAAGGAGCTGTTCTTCCGGGATATCCCGCAGATCCTTTCCGAAGTGGCGCGCACCACCGGCCAGGTAGCCCTGATGATCGCGACCGCTTCCTCGCTGGCATGGCTGTTTGCGCAGCAGGGCGTTCCGGCCATGATTGGCGGCTGGCTCACCGGCATCACCACCAACCGCTTCCTGATCCTCCTGCTGGTGAACCTTCTGCTGCTCTTTGTGGGTACCTGGCTTGACCTGAGCCCCGCTGTCATCATCTTCACCCCAATCCTGCTGCCGATCGTCACCCAACTCGGAATTTCTCCGGTGCATTTCGGCGTTATCATGGTTGTCAACCTGGCCATCGGGCTGTTCACTCCGCCGGTTGGCGTCTGCCTGTTCGTTTCCTGCGGCATTGCGAAATGTTCGATCGCAAGTGTGGTAAAAGCCTTTATTCCATTCTTCCTGGCTATGCTTGTGGTACTGATGCTCATCACCTATTGCGAGCCGCTGGTGATGTTCCTGCCGAATCTCTTTGTGTCATAG
- a CDS encoding RbsD/FucU family protein, translated as MLKKINPLITPELMKILMEMGHTDEIVFSDRNFPAVSHAQRLVRYPGVGIQELLRAVLEYFPIDYATDTPAVVMRIPADSDYTGNIQGEYKALLDEFHEKPVQFEQLDRWDFYDRAGRAFAVVATGETARFANLILRKGIVR; from the coding sequence ATGCTGAAAAAGATCAACCCCCTGATCACGCCGGAGCTGATGAAGATCCTGATGGAGATGGGGCACACCGATGAAATCGTCTTTTCCGACCGGAACTTTCCCGCCGTCAGCCATGCCCAGCGCCTGGTGCGCTATCCGGGCGTCGGAATCCAGGAGCTTTTGCGGGCGGTGCTGGAATATTTTCCGATCGATTATGCAACCGACACGCCGGCGGTTGTGATGCGTATTCCGGCCGACAGCGACTACACCGGCAATATCCAGGGGGAATATAAAGCCCTGTTGGATGAGTTCCATGAGAAACCCGTGCAGTTTGAACAGCTTGACCGCTGGGACTTTTACGACCGGGCGGGCCGCGCTTTCGCGGTGGTCGCCACCGGCGAGACCGCGCGGTTTGCGAACCTCATCCTGCGCAAAGGGATTGTCCGATAA